Genomic segment of Ostrinia nubilalis chromosome 22, ilOstNubi1.1, whole genome shotgun sequence:
ttttttacatttaaatttgagaaaaccaaattaaaagttttatgtAACATCATGTATTTTGTATGCAAACTGTGCATATAATACCCAATgtgttaaagaaataaaattaacctaaatctttgaaagaaaaaaaactatttgcctcaggcgggatttgaacccACGAAATGTTCACAAATTtaaccacataaaataattattttgtaagtgtGTACTACATGTAACGTGTACTAAGGAGAgattaaaatgaattaaataatttcaatattatgaACAATTCATATTTCATCAAGTTAATAAATGCATCATACTTTAATAAATAGCCAATGGACTTTACCTCTATTTCAATGTAACTTTTGGAATCATTTAGAAATATGAAAACAAACTAActataactgtttttttttgtgaataaatcataattcaaatgaataaataaaataattttctctaCTAGTTGGTatctgttttaaataattttacgaaTTGTCGTTTGTAATTACTATTAATGGGGTAAAATcatgaaaaatgtttattaacaaaataacattGATTGTAAAGAtgtaaatgagaagtaaaaGCTTATTTTCgcaatacaataatttgtaaattactttgccaaaataattatttttaaagaagtaAAAAATCTAGAACTTTGTTTAAAACATCTTAATATTCGTACAGGCatctaaaaataacatttcatcCAATCAGCAATTTTAACCTATCGCTATTCCTGACGTGTAGAGCTACTTCAAAATGCAATAATCACagtatgtaaaattatttataggGTTAATGGAGTAATGGAATGAATAATTAATCATATCACTtacctttaaaataaaatttgagtAATTTTACTGTCGTAGAGCAGCAATCTATGTTGATAAAATTAGTTAATTCCAGTGAAGCAAAAAAATTACGTTGTTTGTATTTACCAAAATTTAAGTACTAATTATAGCATAATAATGAAAATAGAATTGATCCGTCCATTCTCATTTACCGTAATTTAATAATCTAGCGTACATACTAGGTAACTTAGCGTGGCCacgtaaaagttaaattaataaaattccattaagggaaaaagaaaaaatatatgcTATGGGATTGCCGTGTCTTCTCCATTTTTTCGAAACTGCGTCTTCTCCTTATCCATTGACACGCATGACACTCCCGGCGGGAACCACAATCTTCACGGCTCCAACAACACCCAGCGCCCAGCAACAAACATCATCGACATCGGACTCCTACCATCGCCCGGCACCCAGCATAACTCGCCATTATTCCATTATTTGATCTTCATTTTGAATATCCTTGAGCACCATCATCGCCCGGCTGCCATTAAAATGTCTCCTCCAACGcacttgatttacttttatttatcgtAGATAGTATTTACCGCATCATCATTTCAAATAATTGTCCGACTTTAGTTTTTCACTTGTACACGAAATTCACTTTTTAATATATGTGCACAGCACTGCCCTAAGGCAGCactggcagggtcgccatgtAATGTGGGGACCAAGGAGATGGAATGAAAAGATGTTAATTCGTCGACGATCGGTTTAATACTGCCTTAAAATGACTTACAGCTAACTTATAAATATATGCCTTGCATTAGAGGTGTGTCATACACTACACTatgccctgtccattgccacttcagcttgccaaTTCGTCGGGGGtatggcgattatcacactgcaccgcggtccgccgcggtccgcgtggcgacatataacgaatcccgcgcgcagacgcgttgtcagtgtgttgtgccgcgcgtgttttctatacaaactgaggtacttgcatacaatgattaaatctgtagTCCCGCGTACcacggcggagcgcggtgcagtgtgataatcgcctatgTCTATAATGaatatacataatgtataaCATTTTACTAAATGATATTGTCTCCACAGATACACAGGCAAGGAGATTACTGACGTCATCAACATCGGCATCGGCGGCTCCGACCTCGGTCCCCTAATGGTGACAGAGGCACTCAAACCTTATGCCACTCGTCTCAAGGTAGCATTTCACTTTCCACTTGTATTCAGAATTTTTAAACTTATAACGGTTATTTTCGTATACATTTTACATCttctgggggcgtagtgtgagtttacggcccagaacagactgtgaaacgcaactgcaacgaaactgcaactgctagtcacttttgagttgcatctaagtttttgccatagcgtccgttgagagaccacacatgacgcgaccagtttgaaactttcagtttcagtttcattcatcagaatcatcagaaagttgcagtttcgttgcagttgcgtttcaccgtctgttctgggcctaagtcaaacgcattcgatgtcgactgcgtaaaaaagtgacattaaatgtatgacggatcgtacagcgcccctagcggaaactttaaagaactaaaattttcatatagacagggtgtcccagaatgggtgaatcaaactgctaggggaggtagctctactaatgtactatgcctaaaaaatatgaaaaaaaaaaataaagcgcataaggacacaaacattttttttgaaagtgaaaataaatcagctttgcccaagtatctggctataattgctgcgtttggagtttatttgtacttttttcttactaatattaattgtatatGATTGCTtaatttatctgtaaacaaacttttgaaaataatgactagatttcgagtttagagcactttattaaaaaaaatccgaactcaaacatatttttcatattttttaggtataGTACATTAGTACAGCTACCTGCTAGCTAgggcagtttgattcacccattctgcgacaccctgtatttatttaccgcgctcgctagtgacgacgtttgatgtaaactcacactaagccctctgttctttattccaaaataaactttatttcttCCCCTTAAGGTCCACTTCGTGTCCAACATAGACGGGACCCACCTGGCCGAGGTCCTCAAGCGACTGAACCCTGAGACGGCGCTGTTCATCATCGCTTCTAAGACCTTCACTACCCAGGAGACAATCACCAACGCTACTTCAGCCAAGAACTGGTTCCTGGAGAATGCTAAGGACGTAAGACAAAGCCCACAATATCTCTCTTACTCTCTCTCGCGCAGGAGACCATCACCAACGCCACTTCAGCCAAGAACTGGTTCCTGGAGAATGCTAAGGACGTAAGACAAAGCCCACAATATCTCTCTTACTCTCTCTCGCGCAGGAGACCATCACCAACGCTACTTCAGCCAAGAACTGGTTCCTGGAGAATGCTAAGGACGTAAGACAAAGCTCACAATATCTCTCTTACTCTCTCTCGCGCAGGAGACCATCACCAACGCCACTTCAGCCAAGAACTGGTTCCTGGAGAATGCTAAGGACGTAAGACAAAGCCCACAATATCTCTCTTACTCTCTCTCGCGCAGGAGACCATCACCAACGCCACTTCAGCCAAGAACTGGTTCCTGGAGAATGCCAAGGACGTAAGGAACAATCTCTTTGTCTCTCTCACACATACTTACCATCATAATCATGAGGTCATTTATTCAGTCTTCACGAACACGATGCATGAAACACACatgtaatgcaaataaatgatttgatttgatttgacccTCATTATTTGCCAGTGGTAAATTGGCCATTAATTAAAAACCTCTGTCTCTCTCACACACCATCTTCATCATTAATTTTGTGTCCACGGCAGgaacaaatgcaaataaaaaacgTTACTGAGTGGGTGTCCTTTTTTGACAACATATTTTTGTATTCTTTTTTCTCTCTTTCTCCTTTTGATGTAGGtaatgtttataatttattaaaatggtatgaatgtatttattatttactttgtcaaataaagatttttctttctttctttcaaatggaGGGTTGTACACTTCTCAGATGGAGAGAATAGTAGCCAGTGTGAGAGCGCTGGCCAGACAGATTGGGTAGACCTGATATTCGCATATTTAGTAATTAGTTGCCTTTTATTGAGTTATTTGTATTCCTCTTTGAAATGGCAAAGTAATGATGTCCATAGGGTAAAattccaataaaattaaaaggggTTTACCTTTTTTTGAGCCGATTGTCAGTTAGTTTGTTTATCTACCCTCACTTAAAATTACCAAAACCATCCATATTAATTGATTTAGCTTAGATAGTTATTTTCATTTACAGCCGGCAGCAGTAGCGAAGCACTTCGTGGCTCTGTCGACCAACGGCGAGAAGGTGACCGCGTTCGGAATCGACCCCAAGAACATGTTCGGATTTTGGGACTGGGTTGGAGGCAGGTTGGTAAAATGTTTAATACTTCGGGTGCACTACTCGCGAACTTGGCCGAAGTTTCTCGAAATATTatagcctggtccgtgagcacgtagaattttgtccaatgaccccaagctacccatccttatcgctcgcgcgtaattatattgctgtcgcgactgtgcgacgggcgcccgcagtgagtgtgcaccgcagcttggggtcattggacaaaattctacgtgctcacggaccaggctttagacaccCACTTCGCTTGAAAATAAACGGGAAAATGGGAGCCAAAAATATTAgtctaaaaaattaaacatgaaTTGAAATGGGTGCTAAATTTGGAATATTTGACTTGGCTTTTAAATAAGAAACGAGATTTTTAGAAGAGTTACATCTTACAGAAAAAGATCAATATAATAAAGCATACAGaaaggtcgcggaaagaacctggatgcgggcagcgcaggaccgttcattatggaaaaccttgggggaggcctttgtccagctgtggacgtcatttggctgaaacgacgatacAGAAAATTACCTATTGATGATTAGTCTGCACAGAAAACTAGCTAAGTCCAATCCTCGGTTGCGGTACCACTTCATTTTTCATGGTGAACTACCGCTTGTCTTGATTATaatccgcccgcggcttcacctgcctggatttttgtctgtcacagaaaaactttatcgcgcgcgtccctatttcaaaacccgggataaaaactatcctatgtcctttcccttGACTCAAACTATCcctatgctaaatttcatcaaaattggtttagtggtttaggcgtgaaagcaagacagacagagttactttcgcatttataatattagtatagattatagaCTAGGCTGTTATCTGTGTGTAATTTTCTTTCTACCCGCAGGTACTCGCTGTGGTCGGCCATCGGTCTGTCCATCTCTCTGTACGTGGGCTACGACAACTTCGAGAAGCTTCTGGAAGGCGCTAGCTTCATGGACCACCACTTCACCACGGCGCCGCTTGAGAAGAATGTAAGGCTTTactttttatcatcatcatctcagccataggacgtccactgatatacagggtgttaggtaaatgggtatatgagccgacactagcccatgttaacatggtcatataaatggtatggtgaattcagaaaattgatatcttcattttaattattttaattttcatacaaatcggattttataaaatttattttgtatgaaaataaaaaaaataaaatgatgatatcaaatttctgacttcgccataccatttatatacccatgttaacatgggctagtgtcgactcatatacccatttacctaacaccctgtatatcatccataaacttaaccctaacgatcgatgcaataaaaatagagggtgtaatttttaacaaattttagttggttcgatttccgggtcttttcaaaaataaaggaatgttttctttgagtaaaattttctatctacagtattaagagaactttccctccaggtggcattacaaaattccaccctgtatatgccaGCTAGCTATTTCAAACTTTATCAGGAACAGCTGCCTTACCATTAGTGTCCCCTATTCTAAATAAGTTTATAATCTCCTTGTTCCCAGGCGCCAGTGATCCTGGCTTTGCTGGGCCTATGGTATTCCAACTTCTACGGGGCGGAGACTCACGCACTTCTGCCCTACGATCAGTATCTGCACAGGTAAATAATCCATATCGAGTGCTCATTTTGCGTCAGATCCATAGAGTAAATTATTGCACTAGCTTCTGTCCTGCGTAGAATTAAAGCTTatagctattggacgtggaaagggttattaattatacacatcTTTTCTACTTTGctgaacatttgcacgagaacggtttgtccaaaacatatgaatttggtcttatttaatgcaggatttaatgctcttcaaccgtcaggaagaccacttttcgatagggtaagtcctttacgcggtataaccggaaaaccgaaaaagcgcccctttcgggggcccccgccacttaagcacaactccgtcgaagtcgaagacctaggagagtcttaatgggcaaccaatgaagccattaaagcaataaaatcttttgtaggaattatttccgatttaaaatctaattctactggcctattactACTATACAGTCAGTGCCtggggtatgggagcggcacgggagggtgtttttacGACGGCAAACGTCAGTGgaacttcagatttgtatgctctgtcacgttaaaatatgtcaatgtcacccctgaAATTACAATTTTTAGGATATAAAATAAGTGTTAGTGAGGTTCCCACTTTGTAACAGAGGGAAATCGATGACTGCCTAAGTGCCTATATGCtgtctcaatttttttttgtaattgttGATTTTGTGCAGTTTTACCACTTTGATATAAGGATAGGTAAGCGGAAGGGtaagaagtccactttgatcacctagcagctaggtgatcaaagtggacttcttacccatgggtgatcaaaggacaccaaagtgtcgctTTTAGTCCACgctgatcacctgggtgatgaaagacgggtgatcaaagtggaatagaccgttTTCAAGAGTATCTCTCTCTATCCATTGCAGATTCGCAGCGTACTTCCAGCAAGGCGACATGGAGAGCAACGGGAAATACGTCACGCGTTCTGGGGAACAAGTGGACTACTCTACTGGACCCATCGTATGGGGAGAACCCGGCACAAACGGGCAGCACGCCTTCTACCAGCTCATACACCAGGGCACGAGGTGAGGGACCTATGACGTCATCATAGAAAACCAGTTTCTCGACATGGCGCTTGTTATGTCGCGAATATTGCTGAGCGGACGCCTCGTCAGCATAGCTTTTAGGTTAATGTTatgtactgtatttttttatgctgaataaagtattcttataCTTATTCATCATTTGATAAAAGGCTCGTGAATAGAACGTTTCTAAAGTCCAGTACATAGAGACTCGTATTTTGGATACTACGACCAAACAAACACAATAGTATAGTAGAAACCTAGGTCACTATTGACCATACCCTATGGTAGTTGACACGTCAATCAGTTGACATACTtcttatgaactgtcaaaacgCGACTCCCATAGAATTTTGTAAGGAAAACCGGTCCATTAGGTCACCAGTTCCCGACATCAATTAACTGACAATGTCAgcgctacaaaaaatataatttcacagctaaataaaaactaattcaCTTCAGTGTTCAGGCCTGGAATTATTATGTATTCTTTAAAGAAGTTGTTTGTAAATTGACCCATGACTTCAATGCTCAAAGGACACTATGCgaccattttatttatttatttattttaggaattacaaacaaatgtgttacagaaattaacttatctactagacttgtgtattatttatgtggtaaCACATCCCACTACGTAATCCACATATTGATATTGCCTAAAGTGGGAATCCgtcgacctttcgcttgcctgGCGACTTCTCtcaccatctgagctacttaaaaaaaatatttgagatcTCAACGCTAGAAAATTTTAATACCATACTGACCGAGCCCGTTTCATCCCAGGCTGATCCCGTGCGACTTCATCGCGCCAGCGCAAACACACAACCCGATATCGGGCGGCGTTCACCACAAGATCCTGCTCGCTAACTTCTTGGCTCAGACTGAAGCGCTTATGAAGGGGAAGAGCTCCGAGGAGGTAAGTTTGACATAATGTCTTTAAATGGCCATAAGTACATTATATTCCATCTAAATATtcataactcaaaggtgacgtagccatccgctaagaaaggattttacgaaactccacccctaagggggtaaaacgggatccaagcgtacgaagtcgcgggcggccgctagtttaagaCACAAGTGTCTACGTTTGCATGAGCGTTCTGTAAGAGCGCCTTTAAATTAGACGCGTGAGGAAACGCTATAGTGCTGCTACTGCAGCGCTTCCCCACACATCTAATATTTGGATGCGCCCTAAATGTCATACacgtattgttttttttgttagATTATGGCTTCGTGCGGTTTGCACATTCAGTGCATGAAATGTACTAAATATATTGTgttctattaaattttaaatgtatCTAATCATTCTACTTAGTCGTGTCACATGCACTGACATACACAAATCGTGCATATCAGTTTAAAATCTTGCGACGATGCACCGTCTGGCGTATAAATCGCAGTGTAATATTGAAATACCCCAAGTATGACGTTTCTTTCTCCAGGCTAAAGCCGAGCTGGAGAAGTCTGGCATGGCTCCGGAGGCTGTGGCCAAGATCCTACCGCACAAGGTGTTCAAGGGCAACCGGCCCACCAACTCGATCGTCGTCAAGAAGGTCACGCCCTTCACACTTGGCGCTATGATTGGTGagatttcattatttacatattttcatatttatttggcTTTTCCCACATTTTTTTTGCATTGCGTTCGGTTAGTTTCCCGTAATCAAAACCACAGTCAAAACTTAGTATAGAATATACTTATgtggtatattttatttactactcAAAGCATTTCGGGGTATACACAATCCCAATAGGTGAAAACAAATGGTGCATCCatatagtaatattttttttgtggaATATAGAGCACCATTACTAAATTTATAAGAAAAACTTACCTTGTTAACATGTTCCATATTGTTACGTTCCACAATATGTAACAGTGATGTGGATACGTCATTGACATCATCGTGTCATATAGTCTCCAGTGTAGAAACATGAACCTCTTCaacatggggcacactgaaaaccagcatcgtggcctccctcaccgggggccacggcatattatgctgagtggggtcccattgcgatgggcatcgctgtgcgacagggtggcactgctcagtttactttctcttccattgtatattttatgtcaccgctgtcttatttgcttttttttatttacctattttgtcttttgtgatgtccatggcaataaatgtttctttctttctttcttccattcaatttaccagaggcatgttgttttggcctacactctccacgctggccagatgggttggggaggcctggtGTTTCCATATTTATCTCTTAGtcacctcttacgacacccaCGGGAAGAGACCATT
This window contains:
- the LOC135082757 gene encoding glucose-6-phosphate isomerase, yielding MEPKITLRKDPAFQKLQEHYNANGEKLNIPQLFQQDAGRFNKFSLRVPTPNDGEILLDYSKNRIDDATFTMLLDLAKSRGVEKARDAMFSGEKINFTEDRAVLHIALRNRQNRPILVNGKDVTPDVNAVLAHMKEFSNEVISGQWKGYTGKEITDVINIGIGGSDLGPLMVTEALKPYATRLKVHFVSNIDGTHLAEVLKRLNPETALFIIASKTFTTQETITNATSAKNWFLENAKDPAAVAKHFVALSTNGEKVTAFGIDPKNMFGFWDWVGGRYSLWSAIGLSISLYVGYDNFEKLLEGASFMDHHFTTAPLEKNAPVILALLGLWYSNFYGAETHALLPYDQYLHRFAAYFQQGDMESNGKYVTRSGEQVDYSTGPIVWGEPGTNGQHAFYQLIHQGTRLIPCDFIAPAQTHNPISGGVHHKILLANFLAQTEALMKGKSSEEAKAELEKSGMAPEAVAKILPHKVFKGNRPTNSIVVKKVTPFTLGAMIAMYEHKIFTQGIIWDINSFDQWGVELGKQLAKAIEPELQDASPVSSHDASTNGLINFLKANF